A genomic window from Photobacterium gaetbulicola Gung47 includes:
- a CDS encoding 5-methylthioadenosine/S-adenosylhomocysteine deaminase 1 (MTA/SAH deaminase 1) (COG0402), protein MKTRISIITSALLLAGCSTVAEPQAESQYNASLIITNGQVLTINDEKDVIENGVIVIENDTIVAVGDASLLSRYQAPKVIDAEDGIVMPGMINTHNHLPMIAFRGLGEEGIENRLFAYFFPLEKEKLSRDLIYQATKLGAVDLAQSGVTTYADMYYHVDDMARATKEVGLRAVLGETVIKFPVVDAPEPYGGIEYATQFIEEYQNDPLITPAFAPHAVYTVSKEKLQEINRLSAKLDAPVLIHVAEFGNEAERIEGNDQQLSPVAWLKEIGVLDNRMVLAHGIHLDQNDIDLIKEAGASVAHNPMANAKGATGIAPAWEMYRQGLRLGLGTDGPMSSNQVDLWRTLSYTANMQRLKHNDRTIMIPEQVIELSTIGGARALHMEDQIGSLEVGKKADIIIIETQSPNMMPNYNPYATLVYQANPGNVSTTIVNGDIVMEQREIKNIDMAEMQQAVRTIEADIAEFAKELSKKAIKSKSLMN, encoded by the coding sequence ATGAAAACCAGAATATCGATCATTACTTCCGCCCTGCTACTGGCAGGCTGTTCAACCGTTGCCGAACCCCAAGCCGAATCTCAGTATAATGCCAGCCTGATCATTACCAATGGCCAGGTGTTAACCATCAACGATGAAAAAGATGTGATAGAAAATGGTGTTATCGTCATCGAAAACGACACCATCGTCGCTGTCGGTGATGCAAGCTTACTGAGCCGATATCAGGCTCCCAAGGTTATCGATGCCGAAGACGGCATTGTCATGCCGGGGATGATCAACACCCATAACCACCTGCCTATGATCGCGTTCCGCGGCTTGGGTGAAGAAGGGATCGAAAACCGTCTGTTTGCCTATTTCTTCCCACTGGAAAAAGAGAAGCTAAGCCGCGATTTGATTTATCAGGCGACCAAACTGGGGGCGGTTGATCTGGCCCAGAGCGGTGTAACCACCTATGCCGACATGTACTACCACGTTGATGACATGGCCCGTGCCACCAAAGAAGTCGGCCTCCGTGCGGTACTCGGTGAAACTGTGATTAAATTCCCGGTGGTCGATGCCCCCGAACCATATGGCGGTATTGAGTACGCCACCCAATTTATCGAAGAGTACCAGAACGATCCGCTGATCACCCCAGCCTTCGCGCCACATGCGGTCTATACCGTCTCGAAAGAGAAGCTGCAGGAAATCAACCGTCTGTCTGCCAAGCTGGATGCACCTGTGCTGATCCACGTTGCCGAATTCGGCAATGAGGCCGAGCGTATCGAAGGCAATGACCAGCAACTCAGTCCGGTGGCCTGGCTGAAGGAAATCGGCGTACTGGATAACCGCATGGTGCTGGCCCACGGTATCCACCTTGATCAAAATGACATTGATCTCATCAAAGAAGCAGGAGCCAGCGTAGCGCACAACCCGATGGCCAATGCCAAGGGAGCGACCGGCATTGCCCCGGCATGGGAAATGTATCGCCAGGGATTGCGCTTGGGACTGGGCACCGACGGGCCGATGAGCTCGAACCAGGTCGATCTGTGGCGCACCTTGAGTTACACCGCCAACATGCAGCGCCTCAAGCATAACGACCGCACCATTATGATCCCAGAGCAAGTGATTGAGCTGTCCACCATCGGTGGCGCAAGGGCACTTCACATGGAAGACCAAATCGGTTCGCTGGAAGTCGGCAAGAAAGCCGATATCATCATTATCGAGACCCAATCGCCGAATATGATGCCGAATTACAACCCGTATGCGACTTTGGTGTACCAAGCCAACCCAGGCAATGTCAGCACGACTATCGTCAATGGCGACATCGTGATGGAGCAGCGGGAAATCAAAAACATTGATATGGCTGAAATGCAGCAGGCTGTACGGACCATTGAAGCCGATATTGCCGAGTTCGCCAAAGAGCTATCGAAAAAGGCAATCAAGTCAAAGAGCTTGATGAATTAA
- a CDS encoding putative thiol-disulfide oxidoreductase DCC (COG3011) translates to MLIVFYDGSCPLCAREMAALKRYDADSAILLEDIHQPGFIERFPQIDPTAAMKILHGELDGKPLYGLDVTYHAWRLVGKKWRVAFLRWWWVKPIADRAYLFFAKHRQAISKLFVRRSRCDNNVCYK, encoded by the coding sequence ATGTTAATCGTATTTTATGATGGTTCGTGCCCATTATGTGCAAGAGAAATGGCGGCGCTGAAACGGTATGATGCTGACAGTGCGATTCTGCTTGAAGACATCCATCAGCCCGGTTTTATCGAGCGATTTCCGCAGATAGACCCAACAGCCGCGATGAAAATCCTTCATGGCGAGCTTGATGGCAAGCCATTATATGGCCTGGATGTCACTTATCATGCTTGGCGTTTGGTGGGAAAAAAGTGGCGGGTTGCGTTTCTGCGCTGGTGGTGGGTCAAGCCCATTGCCGACAGGGCCTACCTGTTCTTTGCCAAGCATCGGCAGGCGATCTCTAAGCTGTTTGTCCGCAGGTCTCGTTGCGATAATAACGTTTGCTACAAATAA
- a CDS encoding putative galactoside O-acetyltransferase (COG0110), which yields MSVQQRFGGELSEEEFKKFTLYTTQSNNFEDDNTRAQILGFQNEGVRIAPGAIVRIGDNQIAKNSYIGLYSYINGDVSIGENVLIGPHVSIVASNHLFDPASGHFSDRTCLEKGKVIIEDGVWLTSGVVITPGVTVGKSALVCANAVVTRDVAPHAIVAGSPAKQIGEINPQSGEYIWYNKEV from the coding sequence ATGTCAGTACAACAACGTTTTGGGGGCGAGCTCAGCGAAGAAGAATTCAAAAAATTCACGCTCTACACCACCCAAAGCAACAACTTCGAGGATGACAATACCCGTGCCCAAATCCTCGGCTTCCAAAACGAAGGGGTACGCATTGCCCCGGGCGCTATCGTCCGCATCGGCGACAACCAAATTGCCAAGAACAGTTATATCGGCCTGTATAGCTACATCAACGGCGACGTCTCCATCGGCGAGAACGTGTTGATTGGCCCGCATGTCTCTATCGTGGCATCCAATCACTTATTCGACCCCGCTTCCGGCCACTTCAGCGACCGCACCTGCCTGGAAAAAGGCAAAGTTATTATCGAAGACGGCGTTTGGCTGACATCCGGTGTGGTGATCACGCCTGGTGTCACCGTTGGCAAGTCAGCCTTGGTCTGCGCCAACGCAGTCGTTACCCGTGATGTCGCCCCTCATGCGATTGTGGCTGGCTCTCCTGCCAAACAGATCGGTGAGATAAATCCGCAAAGCGGCGAATATATTTGGTACAACAAGGAGGTGTAA
- a CDS encoding putative sodium/glucose cotransporter (COG4146), translating into MDIDILVVLVYFVFLMSLGWVFRSAAANTSEYFRGGGRMLWWMVGSSAFMMALSAMTFTGLMGKALTSGMSVGVVFIANALGYFCNYLFFAAKARQMRVISPLQGVRLRLGKVNEQVFTWANVPLSVLQAAIWLNGLAVFTSAVVGVPLEQTIIGAGLVVLFMSLVGGSWAVIASDFMQMIIITVMTFVAAMVAIWKSGGVGNLMEVGLPTQQLIGDGYSYTYLFVGWFVCIFIKQFFSTNNMVDSYRFIASKDTKNARKAALLACSLMILGPMIWFLPAWFVAGNYPDVATWGLEGLGDKVADATYYIFVSREMPVGMVGLMLAAMFAATMSSMDSALNRNAGIILKSVYEPYFCKDFSEKHLMMASKVLTAVFGVVIIVTGLFLTSLKEFGLFDLMMLVGTLVGFPVLIPSIMCFFIRKTPDWSGWGTILVGMGVSAIIAFGITPQAIEAVLGLNAPISAREFAEMKSVTLGVIGHMSITLPFFVLSRFFYKEPSPERAAEINKFFNNIDTEVVVEDTEASIRMDNKQHDMLGKMLLTAAVFLASLALVPNPFWGRALFLLVASIVGFIGFLLLRSKRKLDEATNAKLATN; encoded by the coding sequence ATGGATATCGATATTCTTGTCGTACTCGTGTACTTCGTCTTTTTGATGAGCCTTGGCTGGGTCTTCCGCTCTGCAGCCGCCAATACCAGTGAATACTTCCGCGGAGGCGGCCGGATGCTATGGTGGATGGTTGGCTCCAGCGCGTTCATGATGGCCCTGAGCGCCATGACCTTTACCGGCCTGATGGGCAAAGCGTTAACTAGCGGCATGTCAGTGGGTGTGGTCTTTATTGCCAACGCCCTCGGCTATTTCTGTAACTACCTCTTCTTTGCCGCCAAAGCGCGCCAAATGCGTGTGATAAGCCCACTGCAAGGTGTGAGACTGCGCCTGGGTAAAGTGAACGAGCAGGTTTTCACCTGGGCCAACGTGCCACTCAGCGTCCTGCAGGCGGCTATCTGGCTAAACGGTCTAGCCGTATTTACCAGTGCCGTTGTCGGGGTACCGCTTGAGCAAACCATCATCGGTGCCGGCCTGGTTGTGCTGTTCATGTCACTGGTTGGCGGCAGCTGGGCGGTTATCGCATCAGACTTTATGCAGATGATCATTATTACCGTGATGACCTTCGTAGCGGCTATGGTGGCGATTTGGAAATCGGGCGGTGTTGGTAACCTGATGGAAGTCGGTCTACCAACCCAGCAGCTTATCGGTGACGGCTACAGCTACACCTACCTGTTCGTTGGCTGGTTTGTCTGTATCTTCATCAAGCAGTTCTTCAGCACCAACAACATGGTTGACTCTTACCGCTTCATTGCCTCGAAAGATACCAAGAACGCCCGTAAGGCAGCCCTTCTTGCCTGCTCGCTGATGATCCTCGGCCCAATGATCTGGTTCCTGCCAGCCTGGTTTGTTGCCGGCAACTACCCGGATGTGGCGACTTGGGGCTTGGAGGGTCTGGGCGACAAGGTAGCCGATGCGACTTACTACATCTTTGTCAGCCGTGAAATGCCAGTCGGTATGGTTGGCCTAATGCTGGCGGCCATGTTCGCAGCTACCATGTCTTCAATGGACTCTGCCCTGAACCGTAACGCCGGTATCATCCTGAAAAGTGTTTACGAGCCTTACTTCTGTAAAGACTTCTCTGAAAAGCACCTGATGATGGCAAGTAAAGTCCTAACTGCGGTATTTGGTGTGGTGATCATCGTAACCGGTCTGTTCCTGACCTCGCTAAAAGAGTTCGGCCTGTTTGACCTGATGATGCTGGTCGGTACATTGGTTGGCTTCCCGGTGCTTATTCCTTCCATCATGTGTTTCTTTATCCGCAAGACACCGGACTGGTCAGGCTGGGGCACAATCCTTGTCGGTATGGGCGTGTCAGCCATCATCGCCTTCGGTATCACACCACAAGCCATTGAAGCGGTTCTGGGCCTAAATGCACCAATCAGCGCCCGTGAGTTTGCCGAAATGAAGTCTGTCACCCTGGGAGTGATCGGCCACATGTCTATTACCCTGCCATTCTTTGTCCTATCGCGCTTCTTCTACAAGGAGCCATCACCAGAGCGTGCAGCGGAAATCAACAAGTTCTTCAACAACATCGATACTGAAGTGGTAGTTGAAGATACAGAAGCGAGCATCCGCATGGATAACAAACAGCACGACATGCTGGGCAAGATGCTGCTAACGGCAGCGGTATTCCTTGCCTCACTGGCCCTTGTGCCTAACCCATTTTGGGGCCGCGCACTGTTCCTATTGGTTGCCTCGATTGTCGGCTTTATCGGCTTCCTGCTACTGCGCTCCAAGCGCAAGCTAGATGAAGCAACCAATGCCAAGCTGGCAACCAACTAA
- a CDS encoding putative LysR family transcriptional regulator (COG0583) → MGSWMDIKTLRTFITVAKLKNFSAAARELHTVQPTVSRHVSELENELGVKLFQRTTHQVELTKAGEALLPEALNIIANDQRVKSLVGQTTEQGECQINIGYLATACSFFLPHLLSSFMASNPNIQTNLFEMTADEQYQALTEHKIDIAFSRRQPKLDGKQFMVEKIYFDRLMAILPLNHPLAERKTLTLSELRNERFILFRPNEWTEMYEHILLLCQENGFSPNINCHPDNMRHLVTSVSSGLGISIAPKCIKFIAQDNCVCVPIDEVNLVLPLYMYYKREGLAPQLSELVKACLNKAPDIQVMLQS, encoded by the coding sequence ATGGGCAGTTGGATGGATATAAAAACACTCAGAACTTTCATAACCGTTGCGAAATTAAAGAATTTTTCCGCTGCTGCACGGGAGTTGCATACGGTACAGCCAACGGTGTCGCGCCATGTGTCCGAGCTGGAAAATGAACTGGGTGTGAAGCTGTTTCAACGCACAACCCATCAGGTTGAGCTCACGAAGGCTGGTGAAGCACTGCTACCTGAAGCGCTGAATATTATTGCCAATGACCAGAGGGTAAAATCGCTGGTGGGACAGACCACCGAACAAGGGGAGTGCCAGATCAATATCGGCTATTTGGCGACGGCTTGCTCATTTTTCCTACCGCACTTGCTGAGCAGCTTTATGGCCTCAAACCCCAACATTCAGACTAACCTGTTTGAAATGACTGCTGATGAGCAGTATCAGGCATTAACCGAGCACAAGATTGATATCGCCTTTTCCCGCCGCCAGCCAAAGCTGGACGGTAAGCAGTTTATGGTAGAGAAGATCTACTTCGACCGGCTAATGGCGATTTTGCCGCTCAACCACCCGCTGGCCGAGCGCAAGACGTTGACGCTGAGTGAGCTTCGTAACGAGCGGTTTATCCTGTTTAGGCCCAATGAGTGGACCGAGATGTATGAGCATATCTTGTTGCTTTGCCAGGAAAATGGCTTCTCGCCTAATATCAACTGCCACCCGGATAACATGCGCCATCTGGTGACCTCTGTCTCTTCGGGGTTGGGGATCTCCATTGCTCCTAAGTGCATCAAGTTTATTGCCCAGGATAACTGTGTCTGTGTGCCGATTGATGAAGTGAACTTGGTCTTGCCGCTCTACATGTATTACAAGCGGGAAGGGCTGGCACCGCAGCTGTCGGAGCTGGTCAAAGCGTGCCTCAACAAAGCGCCGGATATTCAAGTGATGCTGCAAAGCTAA
- a CDS encoding putative permease (COG0477): protein MSPTTAAEARKHNFAYIIRICCIAALGGILLGYDTAVISGAIGPIREHFGLTPAQTGWAVSSVVLGSIIGAVSAGWSALKYGRRNTLFIAAILFMISAIGSALATTFSFYVILRIVGGVAVGLACVVSPMYMSEVAPKDFRGRAVSMFQQSAVVGQTGVFYVNYLIAKGMSEAWLVDMGWRWMLGSEVIPAALFAGLLFLIPESPRWLVLKGKIDQAKDTLSRISNPKHADQLIGEIQASLADSNQPGKKQVSLRSPLLFAILVIGTFVAAAQQLTGINVIMYYTPEILRPITGSTENALFQTTFVGVVFILGNALGMYLIDKVGRLPLMKYGTFGCAVGMTVVGFVLYTGTEGYAALFALCLYVVSYATSWGCACWTMISEIFPNSIRSRAMAIAVGAQWFTGFLVTQSFPMLNENAFLKEHFNGAFSFWLFAVLSLICMFVVVKYVPETKGVSLEKMEEAMAKKLGKKVTATTGAEANANA, encoded by the coding sequence ATGTCACCCACAACCGCGGCCGAGGCCCGAAAACATAATTTTGCTTACATTATTCGAATTTGTTGTATCGCAGCCCTAGGGGGAATTTTATTAGGTTATGATACCGCTGTTATTTCAGGCGCTATTGGTCCTATCAGAGAACACTTTGGCTTAACCCCGGCACAAACCGGTTGGGCAGTATCAAGTGTTGTTCTAGGTAGTATTATCGGTGCTGTCAGCGCCGGTTGGTCCGCTTTAAAATACGGACGTCGTAACACCCTCTTCATCGCCGCCATCCTCTTTATGATCTCCGCCATTGGTTCTGCACTGGCAACCACCTTCTCGTTCTACGTCATACTTCGCATCGTTGGTGGTGTCGCAGTAGGCTTGGCCTGTGTGGTTTCACCTATGTATATGTCGGAAGTGGCACCGAAAGATTTCCGTGGCCGTGCCGTGAGTATGTTCCAGCAGTCTGCGGTAGTCGGCCAGACCGGTGTGTTCTATGTTAACTACTTGATTGCCAAAGGCATGAGTGAAGCCTGGCTGGTTGATATGGGCTGGCGCTGGATGCTGGGCTCAGAGGTGATCCCTGCTGCGCTGTTTGCCGGCCTGTTGTTCCTGATCCCTGAGTCGCCACGTTGGTTGGTACTTAAAGGCAAAATCGATCAAGCCAAAGACACCCTGTCGCGTATCTCCAACCCGAAACATGCTGACCAGCTGATCGGCGAGATCCAAGCGTCACTGGCTGATTCCAATCAGCCGGGCAAAAAACAAGTTAGCCTGCGCTCACCGCTTCTGTTCGCTATCTTGGTGATCGGTACCTTTGTCGCTGCCGCCCAGCAGCTAACCGGTATCAACGTCATCATGTACTACACGCCGGAAATCCTACGCCCAATCACGGGAAGTACGGAGAATGCCCTGTTCCAGACTACCTTCGTCGGTGTTGTCTTCATTCTGGGTAACGCCTTGGGGATGTACCTGATTGACAAAGTCGGCCGCCTGCCACTGATGAAGTACGGTACCTTTGGCTGTGCGGTAGGTATGACGGTAGTTGGTTTTGTCCTTTACACCGGCACTGAAGGCTACGCAGCCCTGTTTGCGCTGTGTCTGTACGTTGTATCGTACGCGACCTCTTGGGGTTGTGCGTGCTGGACCATGATTTCTGAAATCTTCCCGAACAGCATCCGCTCCCGTGCGATGGCTATCGCGGTAGGTGCCCAGTGGTTCACCGGCTTCCTGGTAACCCAGTCGTTCCCAATGCTGAACGAAAATGCCTTCCTGAAAGAGCACTTCAACGGCGCCTTCAGCTTCTGGTTGTTCGCAGTGCTGTCGCTAATCTGTATGTTTGTGGTGGTCAAATATGTACCGGAAACCAAAGGCGTCAGCTTGGAGAAAATGGAAGAAGCCATGGCGAAGAAACTTGGCAAGAAAGTCACTGCGACTACTGGAGCCGAGGCCAACGCCAACGCCTAG
- a CDS encoding myo-inositol catabolismprotein iolB (COG1082) translates to MSNVQYGISPLTWTNDDMPELGGEIPLETCLSEMAEAGFTGTELGTKYPREPEVLIPLLEKHGLVLASGWYSGNLMTLTAEEEIAAMQDHIKLLKAAGCKAMVFGEVSNTVHGDINTPLSQRVILTMDEWKTYCEKLTTVAEYLLNEHDIKLSFHHHVGTICETEDDINIMMELTGDAVHLTLDTGHITYGGGNPVTMIKRWGHRIGHMHFKDLRLDVMKAARDADKSFLNAVLDGVFTVPGTGDVDYDDVFAALKERDYKGWLLVEAEQDPAKAHPLTYAKTAYENITGYANKYGL, encoded by the coding sequence ATGAGCAATGTGCAATACGGAATCAGCCCACTGACTTGGACTAACGATGATATGCCTGAACTGGGTGGCGAGATCCCATTGGAAACATGTTTGAGTGAAATGGCTGAAGCGGGCTTTACTGGTACTGAGCTAGGTACCAAATACCCACGTGAGCCAGAAGTGCTTATTCCTCTTCTAGAAAAACACGGCCTGGTTCTGGCTTCAGGCTGGTACAGCGGTAACTTGATGACGCTGACGGCGGAAGAAGAAATTGCGGCGATGCAAGATCACATCAAGCTGCTCAAAGCGGCAGGCTGTAAAGCGATGGTATTCGGTGAAGTGAGCAACACGGTTCACGGCGACATCAATACTCCTCTTTCTCAGCGCGTCATCCTGACTATGGATGAGTGGAAAACATACTGTGAGAAGCTAACGACTGTTGCTGAGTACCTGCTTAACGAGCACGACATCAAGCTGTCTTTCCACCACCACGTGGGCACCATCTGTGAAACCGAAGATGACATCAACATCATGATGGAGCTAACTGGCGACGCGGTTCACCTAACGCTAGACACTGGCCACATCACATACGGCGGCGGCAATCCTGTCACTATGATCAAGCGCTGGGGCCACCGCATCGGCCACATGCACTTTAAAGACCTACGTCTAGACGTTATGAAGGCCGCTCGCGATGCAGACAAATCATTCCTTAACGCAGTTCTTGATGGTGTATTCACCGTTCCTGGCACTGGCGATGTTGATTACGACGACGTTTTCGCTGCACTGAAAGAGCGTGACTACAAAGGCTGGCTACTGGTTGAAGCGGAGCAGGATCCGGCGAAAGCGCACCCACTGACTTACGCAAAAACTGCCTACGAGAATATCACTGGCTACGCGAACAAGTACGGCCTGTAA
- a CDS encoding acetolactate synthase IolD (COG3962): MKTVRLTVAEALAKYLAAQMIEIDGKKEQLFGAAFAIFGHGNVTCFGQQLKNIEDKIPTWRGQNEQSMATAAIAYAKANQRRRIGIATSSIGPGATNMVTAAGIAHTNRLPLLLISGDAYVSRLPDPVLQQPENFEDPSVTSNDAFKPLTRYWDRVLSPSQLMHTLPQALDTMLDPATCGPVFLGLPQDIQGVAYDFPEVFFAEKVHRIRRPEPEMVVLEEAKEILMQAKKPLIISGGGVHYSLATDELADFAGKHNIPVVETIAGRATMLQDNPLNAGPIGVTGSDSANHMANEADVVLAIGTRLQDFTTGSWTVFKNPEMKLVSINVAKFDAIKHMSYPVLGDAKTSMTKLSALLGDWRSGDEWSAKAKAEADEWKELVHRRTHPQEGDLLPGMSSYAEVIGKLNKSMEKGDTVLTAAGGLPAELSMNWQNYQIGKFDIDFGYSCMGYEIAGGWGAKIANPDNDVVVLVGDGSYLIQNSDIYSSVLTGHKMIVVVCDNGGFAVINKLQNNTGNESFNNLLEDCRRPDGELARVDFAKHAEAQGAISEKLTSVDEFDAAFARAKEADRTYVIVVDIDPVSPAAWSKCDCWWEVGLPEVTRNEHTAKKVADWEEGRATQRRGV, translated from the coding sequence ATGAAAACTGTACGCCTGACTGTTGCTGAAGCGCTTGCTAAGTACCTTGCAGCACAAATGATTGAAATTGATGGAAAGAAAGAACAACTTTTTGGTGCCGCCTTTGCGATTTTCGGTCACGGTAACGTGACGTGCTTTGGCCAGCAGCTAAAGAATATTGAAGATAAAATCCCAACCTGGCGCGGTCAGAACGAACAGTCGATGGCAACAGCGGCCATTGCGTACGCGAAAGCTAACCAACGTCGCCGAATCGGTATTGCAACCAGCTCTATCGGCCCAGGTGCGACCAACATGGTAACGGCTGCCGGTATCGCGCACACTAACCGTCTACCTCTTCTACTTATCTCTGGTGACGCCTATGTTAGCCGCCTGCCAGATCCAGTTTTGCAGCAGCCGGAGAACTTCGAAGATCCGTCTGTGACATCTAACGATGCCTTCAAGCCGCTAACGCGCTACTGGGACCGCGTTCTGTCGCCATCCCAGCTAATGCACACACTGCCTCAAGCGCTTGATACCATGCTAGACCCTGCTACTTGTGGCCCTGTATTCCTTGGCCTGCCGCAAGATATCCAGGGTGTGGCTTACGATTTCCCTGAAGTATTCTTTGCCGAAAAAGTACACCGTATCCGCCGTCCAGAGCCTGAAATGGTTGTTCTGGAAGAAGCGAAAGAAATCCTGATGCAAGCCAAGAAGCCACTGATCATCTCTGGTGGCGGTGTTCACTACTCACTGGCGACTGACGAGTTGGCTGACTTTGCAGGTAAGCACAACATTCCGGTGGTCGAGACCATTGCCGGTCGCGCCACTATGCTGCAGGACAACCCGCTGAACGCCGGCCCAATCGGTGTTACCGGTTCTGATTCTGCCAACCACATGGCTAACGAAGCAGACGTGGTGCTGGCAATTGGTACCCGCCTGCAAGATTTCACCACCGGTTCTTGGACGGTCTTCAAGAACCCAGAGATGAAACTGGTCAGTATCAACGTAGCGAAATTCGATGCCATCAAGCACATGTCTTACCCAGTGCTGGGCGATGCCAAAACATCCATGACCAAGCTGTCAGCCCTACTTGGCGACTGGCGCTCAGGCGATGAGTGGTCGGCCAAAGCCAAAGCCGAAGCGGATGAGTGGAAAGAGTTGGTTCACCGCCGTACCCACCCTCAAGAAGGCGACCTGCTACCGGGCATGTCCTCTTACGCGGAAGTGATCGGCAAGCTCAACAAGTCGATGGAAAAGGGCGACACCGTACTGACTGCTGCGGGTGGCCTACCTGCCGAGCTATCGATGAACTGGCAGAACTACCAGATCGGTAAGTTTGATATCGACTTCGGTTACTCATGCATGGGTTATGAGATTGCCGGCGGCTGGGGCGCGAAAATTGCCAACCCAGACAACGACGTTGTAGTGCTAGTGGGTGACGGTTCATACCTTATCCAGAACTCAGATATCTACTCATCGGTTTTGACTGGCCACAAGATGATTGTGGTGGTGTGCGACAACGGCGGTTTCGCGGTTATCAACAAACTGCAGAACAACACCGGTAACGAGTCATTCAACAACCTGCTTGAAGACTGCCGCCGCCCAGATGGCGAGTTGGCCCGCGTCGATTTTGCCAAGCACGCAGAAGCACAAGGGGCGATTTCCGAGAAGCTGACCTCTGTCGACGAGTTCGATGCAGCATTCGCCCGCGCCAAAGAAGCTGACCGCACCTACGTGATTGTGGTGGATATCGACCCGGTATCACCAGCGGCATGGTCTAAGTGTGACTGCTGGTGGGAAGTAGGGCTACCTGAAGTGACTCGCAACGAGCACACCGCGAAGAAAGTCGCGGATTGGGAAGAAGGCCGAGCGACCCAGAGACGCGGTGTATAG
- a CDS encoding putative oxidoreductase (COG0673): protein MFNEERHFDQPIRWAMVGGGRGSQIGYSHRNAAQRDGLFKLVAGAFDLDPARCRDFGENLGLDGDRCYANYKEMFEQEAQREDGIQAVSIATPNSTHYEICKAALEANLHVVCEKPITFTTEEAEELKTIAAQNNRVIGVMYGYSGFPMVQQAREMVQRGDLGEVRVINMQFAHGFHNEEYELNDPGLKWRVSPEVSGPTYVLGDIGTHAFYLCEVMTGLEVDRLSCMRQSFIKSRTPLEDNAHVMMEFKGGAVGTLWASAVNAGSMHQQKIRIVGSKASLEWWDEQPNQLRYEIQGEPPRILERGMGYLHQDAPGVAANRVGGGHAEGYFESWANLYHRFALAFDAADRDDQAALADIWFPGIDAGIEGVRLCEKCVESADQNAAWVDYE, encoded by the coding sequence ATGTTTAATGAAGAACGTCATTTTGACCAACCAATCCGCTGGGCAATGGTAGGCGGCGGCCGTGGTAGCCAGATCGGTTACTCACACCGTAATGCCGCACAGCGTGATGGTCTGTTCAAGCTGGTAGCGGGTGCTTTCGATCTAGATCCTGCACGTTGCCGTGACTTCGGTGAAAACCTAGGCCTTGACGGCGACCGTTGCTACGCCAACTACAAAGAGATGTTTGAGCAAGAAGCCCAACGCGAAGACGGTATCCAGGCGGTCTCTATCGCCACACCGAACTCTACCCACTACGAAATCTGTAAGGCAGCGCTGGAAGCAAACCTACACGTGGTGTGTGAAAAGCCAATCACCTTCACTACTGAAGAAGCGGAAGAGCTAAAAACAATCGCGGCACAGAATAACCGTGTTATCGGTGTGATGTACGGCTATAGCGGTTTCCCAATGGTTCAGCAGGCGCGTGAAATGGTTCAGCGTGGCGACCTAGGTGAAGTTCGCGTGATCAACATGCAGTTCGCCCACGGCTTCCATAACGAAGAGTACGAGCTAAACGATCCAGGCCTTAAGTGGCGTGTAAGCCCAGAAGTCTCTGGCCCAACTTACGTGCTAGGCGATATCGGCACCCACGCCTTCTACCTGTGTGAAGTGATGACAGGGCTAGAAGTCGACCGCCTGTCTTGCATGCGCCAGAGCTTCATCAAGTCGCGTACACCGCTAGAAGATAACGCCCATGTGATGATGGAATTCAAAGGCGGTGCTGTGGGTACGCTTTGGGCATCTGCAGTCAATGCTGGCTCTATGCACCAGCAGAAGATCCGCATCGTGGGTTCTAAAGCCTCTCTCGAGTGGTGGGACGAGCAGCCAAACCAGCTGCGTTACGAAATTCAGGGCGAGCCACCACGCATTCTAGAGCGCGGCATGGGCTACCTACACCAGGATGCACCGGGTGTTGCCGCTAACCGTGTTGGCGGTGGCCACGCAGAAGGTTACTTCGAGTCTTGGGCAAACCTATACCACCGCTTTGCATTGGCATTCGACGCGGCAGACCGCGACGATCAGGCAGCGCTAGCGGATATTTGGTTCCCAGGTATCGATGCCGGTATCGAAGGCGTACGCCTATGTGAGAAGTGCGTTGAGTCAGCAGACCAAAACGCAGCTTGGGTTGATTACGAGTAA